CACGCTTCCTGAGCGAAGGCCCCGGCGCCCTGCCCGACCGCCTGGACCTCACCGAAGACTACATCACCACCATCGACCCGCCAGACGCCAAGGACTACGACGACGCCATCAGCGTCAAGCGCACCGAGAACGGCTGGGAACTGGGCATCCACATCGCCGACGTCGCACACTTCATCGCCCCCGGCTCGCCGCTCGACGTCGAGGCCCGCGAGCGCGGCAACAGCGTCTACCTGCCCCGCCACGTCATCCCGATGCTGCCCGAGATCCTGAGCAACGGCATCTGCTCTCTGCAACCGCAAGTCCCGCGCTTCGCCAAGAGCATCTTCATCCACTACGACCTCTCGGGCCGCGTCACCCGCACCGGCGCCGCCCAGACCATCATCAACAGCGCCAAACGCATGACCTACCTCGAAGCCCAGGCCCTCATCGACGGCGACGAAGAAGAAGCCAAGAAGCACGCCCGCACCGAGCCCGAGTACACCCCCAAGCTCAAGAACACCGTCAAGCTCATGGACGAGCTCGCGCGCACCATCCGTGAACGCCGCCGCGCCGCCGGCATGATCCACCTCGACCTGCCCGACGTCGAACTCATCTACGACGACAACGGCCACGTCGTCGACGCCGAGCCCGAAGACGACGCCTTCACCCACACCATCATCGAGATGTTCATGGTCGAGGCCAACGAGGCCGTCGCCCGCCTCTTCGAGCGCATGAACGTCCCGGTCATGCGCCGCGTCCACCCCGCCCCAACCCCCGCGGGCACCGAAGAGGCCCAGAAGGTCGCCAAGGTCGCCGGCTACAGCCTTCCCAAGAACCCAACCCGCGAGCAACTCCAGAGCATCCTCGACGCAACCCGCGGCAAGGCCTCGGGCCGAGCGGTCCACATGGCCGTCCTCCGCACGCTCTCCAAGGCCGAGTACTCACCCGCCCCCATCGGCCACTTCGCGCTCGCCAGCGACGCCTACTCCCACTTCACCAGCCCCATCCGCCGATACGCCGACCTGCTCACCCACCGACTCCTCCAGGACTACCTCGCCCTCACCGCCAACGGCCAGAAGCCCCCCAAGGGCGAGAAGGAAATGAAGCTCCTGGGCCGCAAGCTCAGCGACGCCGAGTCCTTCATCCCCCAGGAAGAACTCGTCACCATCGGGCGACACATCAGTGACACCGAGGCCAACGCCGCCGACGCCGAACGCGAGCTCCGCAGCTTCCTCGTCCTCCAACTCCTGTCGAACAAGGTCGGCGAGGTCTTCGACGGCGTCGTCACCGGCCTCAACACCCGCGGCATCTTCATCCAGATCGACAAGTACCTCGCCGACGGCTTCATCAAGGTCGAGGACCTGCCCGGCGACGTCACCCGCGGCGGCAAGGCGCCCAAGTGGATCACCGTGCGCGACACCGGCGCCCTCGTCGACAAGAACTCCGGACGCAGCTTCAACTTCGGCGACCGCATCCGCGTGCAGATCGGCGCCGTCGACCTGCCCAAGCGTCGCCTCGAGCTCCTCGTCGCCGACGCCGAGAGCCGAGCCGCCGGCAAGGCCGTCACCAAGGGCGTCGAAGGCCTCACCCTCGGCGAAGGCGGCGGCGGACTCGAACACGCCGACGGCGCCGGCTTCAAGAAGATGCCTGGCGGCACCCGACGCAGCCGCAAGAGCAAGGCCCGCGACCGAGGCAAGAAGGACTACCGCCGAGACAAGAAGTGATCAACTCGCCCGCCGGCTCTCCCACGGCCCGGTGATCGCCAGCGTCAGCCCCGCCGTCTGGATGTTCACGAACATCGTCGTGCCATCCGGGCTGAAGCACGCGCCCGCGAACTCGCTGTTGCTCCGCGCATTCCGCCCGATCTTGTAGATCCGCCCCTCCGGCGTCACGCCTACCAGGTACTGCTCGTCCGCCCCATCCTCGCAGATTACAAGATCGCCAAACGGCGCGACCGTAATATTGTCGGCATTGTCGACCAGGCCCGCATCATTGGGCTCGATGAACAATTCCAGCACACCCGGCTGCTTGTCCTCACCGCTCGAGCCCTCGACGGGCGACGGCGTGTACCGCCAGATCTGCCCCTTGTTGATCCGCCCCCCACTCGTGCACGCGAAGTACGCCGACGCCGGCGAGTCGTCGGCAAGCGCCCCCCACCACATGCCCTCGCCGCGAGCGAACCGGGCCGCCCCCTTCGCGAACCCACGCTTCCGCAGGTCGTCCTCGGGGCTCTCGACGTCGTCCATGTCGATCCACCGGACTTCCAGCCGCTCGCCGATCGCGACCTTCTGCCGCTCCCAGTTCCGCGTGTCGAGGCTCAACTGGCCCTTCACGCACAACGCCTGCAAACGCCCGCCGTCGCGCAGCTTACCCGGCGTGTTCGGAACGAACCGATAGATCAAACCGTCGTGCCGATCCTCGGTCTGGTACACGATCCCCGTATCCGGGTGCACGCACACCGCCTCGTGCATGAACCGTCCCATCGCCTTCAACGGCACCGCATCGGCAAGCATGGGCGACGCGCTCACCGGCACCTCAAAGTTGTACCCGTGATCCTTCTCGAAGATCTTCTTCTCGCCGTAACGATCGCTCGCACGCTCTGCCGTCTCCTCGCACGTAATCCACGTCCCCCACGGCGTCGGCCCGCCCGCACAATTCCGGATCGTCCCCGCCAGCGACAGGTACTCCTTCTCCACCGTGCCCGTCCTGGTGTCGTACACGATCGTCGTCGTGCCGCCGTAGCTGTGGTACTCGCCGAACCCCGCGTCATAAAACTTTGCCCGCGGCAGCCGTCCCGCCAGTCGCTGCCCTTCCCCAAACGGGCTGCCGTTCTTCTTGCTCGGGTCCAGCTCATGATTCCGCACGATGATCGTCGTGCCGCCCGGCCCCTCGAACGTCCCCATCGCGTCGGGCAGCCCCGGCACCAGCAGCCCATCGCTCATGGTCTGCCCGATGCAGCTGATGATTTGGTACGCAAACCCTACGGGCAGGTCCAGAATCCCATGCGGATCGGACCGCAATGGCCCGAACCCAAGCCCAATATCCCCGCTCGCCGGCGTCGCCATCGCCCCCCGCGCAAACAGCGACTGCAACCCCCCGAACCCCAGCGTCACCGCGGCGGCGGACTGCAGGAACTGGCGGCGGGAGACTTCAGGCAAGTGCATCGACGCATTCATCCCAAAAAGATACGAGCCCTGCACCGCTTCTGGCCGTATACAGGTGGAAGCACCGACCACATTTAGCGCCCCCTTTGCGCTCCTACGCCCGCAGCCATGCTCACAAAGACCACCGCCCGAACCCGATTCCGCCTGCGAGGCCCACGCCCCCGCTGGTTCGGGCATCCCGGGACCATCGCCCTGATCTCCGCAATGCTCATCGCCGACTACGCCTCGATTCCCGGCGGTTACTGGCGCGGCGGGTCAACCATCAAGACGACTATCGAGCACCTCAGCGGCAAGTGGTTCGGCGTTATGGTGTCACCTCGCTTCTTCCCAGGCATGTACATGCAAAGCGGTAACGAGATCGAGCTCATCTGGGAGACCGTTACGCCCATCCCCGGACAATTGACGTATGGCGACTTAAATCAGCCAGGTGGTCGTATCGACCAATCATGGAACTATCTCGGGCGCCCGGCCTGGCGAAGAAATGAACTCCGCGGCCTCTATCACATCACGCACAAACAAACGTCTCACTCATTCGATCCAAGATTGACGCCCGACCAGACCTCCCGCATGATGGCGATCTTCATCGAGCGATCCCAGTCGATCCCCCACACCCACGACCTTGCGGCGTTTTCTTCTGAGTTCGCAGAGATCCGGAGCTTGTACGCCCAAGGCAAAACCTCCGAACGCATCCCCATCCCCATCGGCTACTACCGCAACGCCATCACCCTCTCCCTGCTGGCCACGCTCATCCTCGCCTTCGCCCACGGCCGCACCGACCTCTGGCTCAAAGCCTGGAAAGACCGCCTCCTCAAACGCTACCCGCCCGGCCACTGCTCCCACTGCGGCTACGACGCCCGAGGCCTCGAGACCTGCCCCGAATGTGGCGCAGACCTCGCCACCTAAGCAACCATCGCCGTCGTCGCCACGTTCTCCCGCGGCACGCTCCCATCCTCGAAACCCGTCAAATTCGCGATCGTCGTCTCGGCGATGTTCGCCAGCGCCTCGCGCGTGAAGAAGCCCTGGTGGCCGGTGACCAACACGTTCGGAAACGTCAGCAGCCGGGCGAACACCTCATCGTCCAGGATCTCGCTCGACAGATCCTTGAAGAACAGGTCCCCCTCCTCCTCGTACACGTCGATGCCCAGCGACCCGAGCCGGCGTGACTTCATCGCACCGATCACCGCGCGCGTATCCACCACCGCCCCACGGCTCGTGTTGATCAGCATCGCTCCGTCCTTCATCTTTCCGAGTGCTTCCGCGTCGATCAGGTGCCGCGTCTTCGGCGTCAGCGGACAATGCAGCGTCACGATGTCGCTCTCGCGCAGCAGCCGGTCCATATCAACGAACTCCACGCCCAGCGACCGCCCCTCCTCGCTCGGCTGTACGTCGTACGCCAGCACGCGGCAGCCAAAACCAAGCAATATGCGACACGCCGCCAGCCCGATCCGCCCGGCCCCGACGACCCCGACCGTCTTGCCCTTCATGTCAAAGCCCATCAGCCCCTCGAGCGCAAAGTTCCGCTCGCGCACGCGGTTGTACGCACGATGGATCTTGCGATTCAGGCACAGCATCAGCCCCACCGCGTGCTCGGCCACCGCCTCGGGCGAATACGCCGGCACCCGGGCCACCGCGATCCCAAGCCGCTCGGCCGCCTCCAGATCCACTTGGTTAAAACCCGCCGCCCGCAACGCGACGAGCCCAACGCCGCAGGCCTTCAACTTCTCCAGCACGGCCGCCGACGCATCGTCCTGGCTGAAGATGACCACGGCGTCGAATCCGCCCGCAAGGTCGGCCGTCACTTCCCCCAGCGACGCCTCCACGTACTCCATCTCGTGTCGCCCCCCGTTTGCTTCCTCCAGCGCCTGCCGATCGAACGCCCGCGTGCTGTACACCAGTGCCCTCATGCCAAATCCAACGCCGTCCACACCCATCCGGCAAGCATCCACCCAACTCCAACAAGAAACCCGCGACCAACCGGCCGCGGGTTTCAGGATCTGATCCGAAGTGCAGAGCCTTAGGAGATGCCGCTCTCGATGCCAAGCGGCACGCCCAGGGTGCCGAACGAGCCGTCGAAGAAGCTGTCCGTCCGGCCCTGGTAGGCCACGATGCCCGTCGAGCTCTTCACCGTGAAGCCGTAGAACACGCCCGTGCCCCCGGCATCACTGGCCGCATCGAAGCGCGACTGGCTGATGAAGTTCCGCAGGTTGAACTCGCTCACCCGCGACGCCCCCGCCACCCGGCGGAACGTCTCCGTGCTGCCATCGGTGAATCGGAACGTGATCTCCAGCAGCGTGTCGCTCAGGCCCGGGTTGTACACCCGCAGGTACTCACGCACCTGACCGCCCTGCAGCGGCGCGAAGCCCTCGCTGAAGCCCCACAGGCTGTGCGCGTTGTTGGCCGTCGAGCTCGACAACGCCTCGCCAAGCCCACGCGTGCTGCTCGAGACCACCACGGCCTGGCTGCTCTCGTAGAACACGCCATAGGGCGTGCCGGTCGGGAACAGCGCGATGTCCGCAACGTTCACCAAACTCACCCGGCCCGCCGCCACGTTCACCGTCTGCCGGATGGCGCCGCCATCCTGGAAGATGAACTGCAGCGTCACCGTCGCAGCCGACGACGACGGGTTGAACACGCTGATCGTCTCGCTCTCGCTCGACTGGCCGATCTGGCCCTCGGCAATGGCGCCCTGCGTCGCACCCAGGTTCGCCTCGCCCAGCTTCGCCGAACCCGCCCCGTTGCCGAAGCTGCTCGACGCCGCCACGATCGGCTCGGTCGCCACGATCGACACGCCGTAGTCGCCCGGCGTGATCCGACCGGCCAGCTGGCCGTTGGCAAGCTCGTTATTGAAGTTCCAACCGCCGCGGCGGTAGCCATCCAGCGTGTACACCAGTTCCGTGGCCTGTCCGCCCTGCCCGCTCAGCGGGAACAGGAACAGGCTCACCTTCGTCGTGTTGCCCGTGGTGTTCAGGAACGTCACGAAGTCGCTGCTGCCCTGTCCGATCGAGACGCTGCCGAAGCTCCACGTCTCGCTGGCGACACCGCTGAACGCCTCACCCGTCGACGAACCAAAATCGAAGTGGCTCATGGTCGCCGCAACCGGCACCGACGAGCGAACCTCCAGCGCGTAGGGCGTGTCCTTGTACACGCCGTCGGCCATGCCCGTCACCGGATTGAACACGTTCGTGTCGCTGCCCATCGCGTACAGCTCGGGCGTCGTCACGGTCAGGGCGTCGGGACTGCGCGTGTTGGCGCCCACCATGCCGTCGAAGATCACCTGGTCCCGCAGCGGAATGCTCGGGTCCTCGTACCGCACGATCACCACCACGCGGGCGTCGGTATTCGTGAAGTTCGTCAGCGGTACGAACGTGCTCGCGCGATCGTTGGCGAATCCCTCGGGGTAGTACTGGCGATACGCCAGGCCCGCCAGACCCTCGCTGTCGTCCGCCGGCGAGGTCGGGTCGTACGTCAGCAGCCCGGTGTCCATCCGCATGCCGTCCGCACGCGTGTTGGTCGCCGTCGCCTGCAGGCCGTTGTCGCCCGCGATGCCTTCCTGGCCCTGCTCGCTCAGGAAGATGAAGTATCGCATCGTCGTGGTCTGGCCCGGGTCCACGTCGCCGATGTCATAGTTCAACGCCATCGTCAGATCGGCCGACAGCCCGTCGGGGTCGGCCACCATCCGATCCAGCACGCTCTGCGGATTGCGCACGTCCGCCGACAGCGAAGCAAAGAATGCGTTCGCCCTCGCATCGGCCGGGTCGGCCGCCAGGGCGATCGCCAGACCGTTGCTGCCCGTAGCCACCGCCATCGGCTGCCCATCGATCACATCGTTGATCGTGAACAGGCTGCCCGTCGTGCTCAAGTTCTGATCGGGGTTGAAGCCCTCGGTCCACAGCACGTCGCTGATGCGGCGCTCGGTCGTGTTCGTGAGCGACACGTCGATGGCGATGAAGTTGTCGCCCGCGCCGTAGCTGATCGCACGGTTCACCAGGAAGCCGTTGGTCACGCCGCTCACCGCAACGCGGTTCACCGTCGGCGTCGACTGGCTGGTCACGTTGAACGGCACGTCCTGGCTGCTGCCCGCGCCATCGTTCACGAACGCGCCGGTATCGGTGCCAAGGCCGAAGAACGCCGGCCGTCCTTCGTTCAATCCGGCCAGGAACTCGGCTCCTCCAAACATGATGCCCAGCCCGTCCAGGCCCCACGCGCCGCTGGCCGACACGCCCGCCGACAGGCGATCACCCGACAGCGAAACGCCCGGGTCGCTCACGCCCGAGTTCAGCTGAACCTCCAGCGAGTATGCGCCCACTGACTGGCCGTCCGCGCCCGAGCCGACCACCGTCGGGTCGTACACGCCCGGCGCCACCGCACGCGACGAGTCGCTGATGCCCACGTAGTACGTGCCGCCGTCGACGAACACGAAGCCCTCGATCGCCGCGTCCAGCTCGCCGGCCGGGTTCGACGACTGCAGCTCATTGCCCGAGGCGTCGAACAGGCGAATCGCCAGGTCCGCCACGCCCGAAGAGGTCGCCTCGACCGAGAACGTGCTGCCCGCGGCCGCCTCGAACTGATACAGGTCAACGTCACGAACCCCAAAGCCGCCGTCACCCAGGAACGCGTTGATGTTCACCGTGCCCTGCGAAGGCTCGATCAAGCGCGCCGTCGTCAGCGTGTCGTTCAACTCAAACGGACCGAAGATGTCGTTCTCAAGCACGAAGTCCAGCGTCCAGCCCAGCAGGCTGCCCACGTCGTTGCCCTTCGTGTCGCGAACCACGAGTTGCCACACGCCCTGCGCCGACGCGCCGTCGAACACGTCCAGCGAGCCCTGAGGACGCCACGAGCCGGTGAACGGCGCATCCGCCGCCGTCGCGCTCAAGATGCTCCGCGTCGCATCACTGTCGAACACCGCGCCAAGCACGTTGTCCGCATCGGCGCCAATGCCGCCAAACAGCCGCACCTGCTGACCCTGCGGGCCAACCAGATCCACCGTCAGGTCGCTCACGAAGCTGTGGTTGATGTCCAGCGTCACGTTAACATCGCGCACCTCGCGAGAATCGCTCACGAGAATCGAATCCACCAGCACGCTCTGATCCGGCACCGTCAGGCCCGGTGCGTCGTAGCTGTTCCCCCGGCTCACGTCTGCGTCGCCGATGAGCGCCACGTCAAGCCGCAGGTCATAGTTGCCGCGAGACTGCGTCTGACCGCTCGCCGGCACCAGCGGCAGATACGACTCATTGCCGAAGCCGCTCACGCCCACGTAGTACACGCCCGCGCTGGGCACGAAGTAATCGATGAACGGGTCGTTGCCGAAGAACTGGTCGTTGATCGCCAGTTCCTGGCCCGCCGCGTCGAACAATCGCAACACGCCGTCCAGCGTGCTGGGCGTGGGAAGCTGCTGCGCCAGCACGCGGGCCGAGATCAGGCCGCCACGCGGAAGATCCAGGCGATACAGGTCCACGTCCAGCCCACCGAAGACGCCATCGCCAATCGTCCGGCCGGCAAACGTGACCGTGCCGTCACCACCGCCGGGAATGATCGCCGGCGTCGCCGTCGCCAGGCGGTCGTTCGGCTCGCCGATGCCCGGGGCCAGGATCAACTCGAACTCGTAGATCTCGTCCTCACCGCTCGTCGAATCGCCGTTGAGGAAATTGCCCTCGTCGTCACGAATCGCCGTGTTGTCGATCGTCAGCCGGTAGTCGTCGATCGCGCTGAGCGAGCCAACGGGCGTCAGCGTCAGCACCGTCCGCGAGGCGTCCAGCGTCGCGGTCGACAGGTTCACCGTCACCTCGTTGCCGTCGAAGAAGCTCCCATCCCCTCCAGCCCGGATCAGCGAGATCCGGCTCAGGATGTCGGCCGGCAACGATTGCACCGGCTCGCTGAACGACACCTGCACCTGGTTCACCGGCGAACCGGCGATCTGCCCAGGGCTCACCTGCAGCACCAGCGGGCCATCAGTCGTGATGATCTGCAACGCCCGGGCCGCGTTCACGCGACCATCGGCCACCACGCGGTCCTGCAACGCCGGAATCGGATCCGACGAGTCAATCAGGGCCTGGGCCACCTGCTCGGGCGTCAGATCAGGCCGCACCGTCTTCATCAGGCCGACGATGCCCGCCACGATCGGACCCGAGAAGCTCGTGCCGTCGATGTACGTGTACTGGCCGTTCACCGCCGTGGTCAGGATCGCCTCGCCCGGCGCCGCCACGTCCACCGTGGTCTCGCCGAAGTTCGAGAAGCCCGCCAACTCGTCGCGGTTGTTCGTCGCCGCCACCGACACGATGCCCGGCAGGTTGTACGCCGCCGGATACGCCGTGAACGAGTCGTCGTTGTCGTTGCTGTCGTTGCCGGCCGAAGCCACGAACGTCGCGCCCGCCGCGATGAAGTCCTCGATCGCCTGACGCTCGAAGTCAAACTCCTCGAACTCCTCGAAGAAGGTCGGCGCGAACGCGCCGTAGCTGTTGTTGCTCGCCACGATGTTCGTGCCGCTGTTGATCAGCCCGGTCAGGTACTGGTGGGCCGCGATGATCGCGCCACCCACCAGGGCGCCCTGCTCGTTGGCGATCTTGATCGGCAGGATCGAGACGTCCCAGTTCACGCCCGCGATGCCGATGCCGTTGTTGCCGACCGCACCGATCGTGCCGGCCACCGCCGTGCCGTGACCGCCACCAACCGCCGTGTCGTCCGGGTCGTTGTCGCCGCCGAACTGGCCCGTGCCGCCCGGGCCAAAGGTCGCCGTGCCGAAGTCCCAGCCACGAACGTCGTCGATGTACCCGTTTCCGTCGTCGTCGATGCCGTTACCCGGAATCTCGCCCGCGTTCGACCAGATGTTGTCCGCAAGGTCCTCGTGGTACCACTCCACACCCGTATCAACCACCGCGATCACCACGCCGCTCGAACCGGTCGTGACCTCCCACGCTTCCTCGAGCTTGATGTCCGCGCCCGGCGTGCCCTGCGGCTGGCCCGGGATGGGTTGCCCCTCGTTGTCGATCCACCACGCGCCGTCGTTCAGCGGGTCGTTGGCCACGCGCTGGGGCGCATACGCAACGTTTGGCTCAACGTTGATCAGGTTGCCCATCCGCCCCCGGATCCACTCGATCGCCACCTCGTTCAGCGGATCAGGCGTCAGGAACTCGACGAACCGCGTACCGCGGTGCATGTACCCGTCGATCGCGATCCCAAGCTCGTTCACCAGCTTGCTGAACTCGGCAGTCAGCGTTTCCTTATTGACAGAGCGATCGAACGTCGCGATCCACGAATCCTCGATCGCCGCAACCTCGCCGCCCTTCCACGGACGAATCTCCACCCCATCGGGAAGCTCCACCGTCGAAGACAGCAGCACGCGAGGCTCCAACGCCTCCACGATGGTCGGAACGTCCCCACGACGAGGCGTGGCGGCGCCAGCCAGGCGAAACAGGTCGGTCAGGCGACGGCGAACGGATGGGCTCGTGGGCATCGGAATCTCCAACGGCGACGCTCTATAGCGTGACGGCATCTCGATAGGGACGCTTCGGGGCTACTGGCCCCAGCCAAGGCTCGGCCGGGACGCGCGGGTGGGTCGGTGGGCACGGTCGGCTGCGACACCGAACCATGGTGTGCGGCCCGAGGGACTCATGCCCAAGGGCCGCTCGGAGCGCTCCGCCGGACGGGGCTGCCCGGCCAGAGTCCGCGATGGCGTCCTCGCCAACCGCCGCTCCCACACAAGCATACGACCGACCGGGTCGCACTGTTGCTCAATCCGCCGCTAGTGTAGCCGCATCCGCCAACCCAGCAGCCGCCCCCCTCACCCCAGGGCCACCCCCGCCAACTCCAGCAACATCGAAGCCTGGCGCTCGCTCGCGCCCCGCTGCTCAGCCACGCATTGCAGCGCCGCCGCCGACATCGAATCCCGCACGCCCCCATCCCCGAACAAATCCTCAATCACCCCGCGCAGCCCCGCCGCGTCCACCACCCGCAAGGCGCCAGCCGCGCCCAGGACGCCCACCACCGTCGCAAAATTGGCATGGGCAGGCCCCGTCACCACCGGCCGCCCAAGCGCCGCAGGCTCCATCGGGTCGCTCCCCTGCACCGGCCCATCCACAGGCCCGAAGCTCCGCCCCACCACCACCACGTCCGCCAGCTCGTACGCCGCCCCGAGCTCACCCAGCGTGTCCAGCAGGAATCGATCTCCCCCACTCGCAACACCCGCCGAACGCCGAACGCACCCCGGCAACGCCGCCGCCGCCTCGTCGAAACGCTCGGGCTTCCGCGGCGCGCACACCAGCTGCACCCCGTCCGGACATGCCGCATCCAGCAGCGCCTCCTCCCCGGGACCCGTACTACCGGCCACCAGCACCGGCCGACTCCGATCAATCCCCATCGCCGCCGCCAGCCCCGCCGCCCGATCAGACACGTCGCCGGGGTACGGATCCGGTGCCGAATCCCACTTCAAGCTGCCCGTCACCCGCACCCGCTCCGCCGGCACGCCCATCGCAACGAACCGGCGTGCATACGTCTCGTCCTGGGCCCCCACCGCGGCCAGAGATCCGAACGCACCCTTCAGCACCGGCCGCAGCTTGCGATACCCAGAAAACGAACGCTCGCTGATCCGTCCATTGATCACCGCCACAGGCACGCCCCGCTTCCGACACGCCGCCACGAAGTTCGGCCACAACTCCAGCTCCGCCAGCCCAACCACGTCCGGCCGCACCGCGTCCAGAAATCGCCGCACCGCAAACGTCGCGTCCAGCGGATACCGCCGCACGTCGCACGTGGCCCCATACAACTCCCGCGCCCGCGCCAGCCCCGTATCCGTCGTCGCCGTCACGATCACACGCGCCCGTGGCGTCAGCAGCGGCACCAACGCCCGCACCGCGTTGGTTTCCCCGACCGACACCGTGTGCAGCATCACCCGAGGCCGGCCATCCTCGTCCTTGCCCGGCAGCGGCTCGATCCGCCCGAAACGCTCACCCCAGCCCCCGCGCGCCTTGCGGGCCCACCACGGCGCCGTCGCCGCCGCCACACCCAGGTACACCGCGTTGGTCACCGCCCCGATCACGCCCCAGAGTAGCCGACAACCCCCAATCACCCCTGCGCGTCTCGCCAGCCGATCACGCTCTCTCCAACATGCCGGCGCCGAGGAGGCACGCCCGCCGGCACACCTAGGGATACCCTGCGAAGGGAAACCGCCAGATCCGACGGGAATCAGGAACATCGTGAAGGAGTCCGAGATGCACAAGAACGCCCGCACAATCCTGCTCGCGGCCACCCTCGCCGCCGGCATGCTTGCCATGGCCACCACCTCCGGCTGCACCGCCGCCGCCCGGGGCCTGGGCAAGATGACCGCAAACAAGTACGCCAGCGCCCAGTCGGGCACCGTCTGGGTCGTCCCCCCGCCCCAGCTCGAGCCCCCCGCTCCCGAAGACAAGACCGTCTACATCTCCTACCAGAACATCTCCGACGCCGACGTCGACCTCACCCAACTCCTCCGGGACGCCGCATCTGCCCAGGGCTGGCAGCTCGTCTCCAACCCCCAGGAAGCAACCTACCGCCTCCGCGCTCGTACCCGCTTCTTCGGCGAGGTCGAACCCGAGTCCGGCGGCGCCAGCGCCGCACGCGCCATGGGCTGGATCAGCGGCGCCGCCGTCGGCGTGGGCACCTATGCCCTCGTCGAAAGCGCAACCGACAGCTGGGCCGCGGGCGCCGCAACCGGCGCAGCCGCGGGCGGCCTCGTTGGCCTGGGCATGACCAACGCGTCCAAGGTCCGCGAGTGGGCCCTCATCACCGACTTCGTCCTCGAGGAGTACAGCCCCGATCCCATCGAGTTCGAGCTCCTCGCCGACAGCGATTCCTCCAGCACCACCACCGCCGGCGTCGGGTCAGGCCGGGCCGCCGACGGCGGCGCCACCAGCCAGCGCACCGGCACCAGCGCCACCATGACGCGCACCAGCAACTACTTCCCCCACGGCGTCCGCCTCAGCGCATGGGCCAACCAGATGAACATGAAGGAAGGCGAGGCCATGCCCCTCATCCGCGAGCGCCTCGAGAACGTCGTCAAGCAGATGCTGCCACAGTAATCCCGGCGCGACCACACCAAACACTCGCTGAGAAACACTTCACGATCCACCGGGCCCGGCAGGCACACCC
This portion of the Phycisphaerales bacterium genome encodes:
- a CDS encoding VacB/RNase II family 3'-5' exoribonuclease, which produces MSTSTEAVLKYREAILRHVGHDQYAPSTVEVLAQDLRAEDPQQFQSAVDALVDQGLLSMSNAGQVMLPSFGDADGEVEGTFNRNPKGFGFFKPLTRVREGDVFVPPDDTMGALSGDRVKARIRRDRKRESSGRGGFGPQYVASIVEILERKRSSYAATMQKRGATWLAMPDGDTSIGPVVITDADSKYVNEGDKVIIDLTEYPEGQALAEGVITRVLGEAGQPDVETQAVIAAYGLPADEFPDACLDQARESTRYFDDAVARFLSEGPGALPDRLDLTEDYITTIDPPDAKDYDDAISVKRTENGWELGIHIADVAHFIAPGSPLDVEARERGNSVYLPRHVIPMLPEILSNGICSLQPQVPRFAKSIFIHYDLSGRVTRTGAAQTIINSAKRMTYLEAQALIDGDEEEAKKHARTEPEYTPKLKNTVKLMDELARTIRERRRAAGMIHLDLPDVELIYDDNGHVVDAEPEDDAFTHTIIEMFMVEANEAVARLFERMNVPVMRRVHPAPTPAGTEEAQKVAKVAGYSLPKNPTREQLQSILDATRGKASGRAVHMAVLRTLSKAEYSPAPIGHFALASDAYSHFTSPIRRYADLLTHRLLQDYLALTANGQKPPKGEKEMKLLGRKLSDAESFIPQEELVTIGRHISDTEANAADAERELRSFLVLQLLSNKVGEVFDGVVTGLNTRGIFIQIDKYLADGFIKVEDLPGDVTRGGKAPKWITVRDTGALVDKNSGRSFNFGDRIRVQIGAVDLPKRRLELLVADAESRAAGKAVTKGVEGLTLGEGGGGLEHADGAGFKKMPGGTRRSRKSKARDRGKKDYRRDKK
- a CDS encoding DUF839 domain-containing protein — protein: MHLPEVSRRQFLQSAAAVTLGFGGLQSLFARGAMATPASGDIGLGFGPLRSDPHGILDLPVGFAYQIISCIGQTMSDGLLVPGLPDAMGTFEGPGGTTIIVRNHELDPSKKNGSPFGEGQRLAGRLPRAKFYDAGFGEYHSYGGTTTIVYDTRTGTVEKEYLSLAGTIRNCAGGPTPWGTWITCEETAERASDRYGEKKIFEKDHGYNFEVPVSASPMLADAVPLKAMGRFMHEAVCVHPDTGIVYQTEDRHDGLIYRFVPNTPGKLRDGGRLQALCVKGQLSLDTRNWERQKVAIGERLEVRWIDMDDVESPEDDLRKRGFAKGAARFARGEGMWWGALADDSPASAYFACTSGGRINKGQIWRYTPSPVEGSSGEDKQPGVLELFIEPNDAGLVDNADNITVAPFGDLVICEDGADEQYLVGVTPEGRIYKIGRNARSNSEFAGACFSPDGTTMFVNIQTAGLTLAITGPWESRRAS
- a CDS encoding 2-hydroxyacid dehydrogenase; its protein translation is MRALVYSTRAFDRQALEEANGGRHEMEYVEASLGEVTADLAGGFDAVVIFSQDDASAAVLEKLKACGVGLVALRAAGFNQVDLEAAERLGIAVARVPAYSPEAVAEHAVGLMLCLNRKIHRAYNRVRERNFALEGLMGFDMKGKTVGVVGAGRIGLAACRILLGFGCRVLAYDVQPSEEGRSLGVEFVDMDRLLRESDIVTLHCPLTPKTRHLIDAEALGKMKDGAMLINTSRGAVVDTRAVIGAMKSRRLGSLGIDVYEEEGDLFFKDLSSEILDDEVFARLLTFPNVLVTGHQGFFTREALANIAETTIANLTGFEDGSVPRENVATTAMVA